From one Triticum aestivum cultivar Chinese Spring chromosome 4B, IWGSC CS RefSeq v2.1, whole genome shotgun sequence genomic stretch:
- the LOC123091483 gene encoding UDP-glucose 6-dehydrogenase 4, producing the protein MVKICCLGAGYVGGPTMAVIALKCPDIQVVVVDITKSRIDAWNSDTLPIYEPGLDEVVKQCRGKNLFFSNDIEKHVSEADIIFVSVNTPTKTRGLGAGKAADLTYWESAARMIADVAKSDKIVVEKSTVPVKTAEAIEKILTHNSNGINFQILSNPEFLAEGTAIQDLFNPDRVLIGGRETPEGQKAVQTLKAVYAHWVPEDQILTTNLWSAELSKLAANAFLAQRISSVNAMSALCEATGANVSEVSYAVGKDSRIGPKFLNASVGFGGSCFQKDILNLVYICECNGLPEVANYWKQVIKINDYQKSRFVNRVVSSMFNTVANKKIAVLGFAFKKDTGDTRETPAIDVCKGLLGDKAKISIYDPQVTEDQIQRDLAMNKFDWDHPVHLQPMSPTTTKQVSVTWDAYEATKDAHGICIMTEWDEFKTLDYKKIYNSMQKPAFVFDGRNVVDSEKLREIGFIVYSIGKPLDGWLKDMPAVA; encoded by the coding sequence ATGGTGAAGATCTGCTGCCTTGGGGCTGGCTATGTGGGTGGCCCAACAATGGCGGTCATTGCCCTCAAGTGTCCTGACATTCAGGTGGTTGTGGTAGATATCACCAAGTCCCGGATTGATGCCTGGAACAGTGACACACTGCCAATCTATGAGCCTGGCCTTGATGAAGTCGTGAAGCAGTGCCGTGGAAAGAACCTCTTCTTCAGCAATGACATTGAGAAGCATGTTAGTGAAGCTGACATCATCTTTGTGTCGGTAAACACCCCAACCAAGACCCGTGGTCTTGGAGCTGGTAAGGCTGCTGATCTCACTTACTGGGAAAGTGCAGCTCGCATGATTGCTGATGTGGCCAAATCAGACAAGATCGTGGTGGAGAAGTCCACTGTTCCAGTCAAGACTGCTGAGGCAATTGAGAAGATCTTGACCCACaacagcaatggcatcaacttccaGATCCTCTCCAACCCGGAGTTCCTTGCTGAGGGTACTGCTATCCAAGACCTATTTAACCCTGACCGTGTTCTTATTGGAGGACGTGAGACCCCTGAAGGTCAGAAGGCTGTTCAGACGCTGAAGGCTGTGTATGCGCATTGGGTTCCTGAGGATCAGATTCTGACAACCAACTTATGGTCTGCGGAGCTGTCGAAGCTTGCAGCCAATGCGTTCTTGGCCCAGAGGATCTCCTCTGTGAATGCCATGTCAGCCCTCTGCGAGGCCACTGGTGCAAATGTTTCTGAGGTGTCCTATGCCGTGGGCAAGGACTCTAGGATTGGCCCAAAGTTTTTGAATGCCAGTGTTGGATTTGGAGGCTCTTGCTTCCAGAAGGATATCCTCAACCTGGTTTACATCTGTGAGTGCAATGGCCTCCCAGAGGTCGCCAACTACTGGAAGCAGGTGATCAAGATCAATGACTACCAGAAGAGCCGGTTCGTGAACCGTGTTGTTTCCTCTATGTTCAACACGGTTGCGAACAAGAAGATTGCGGTGCTTGGTTTTGCATTCAAGAAGGATACTGGTGACACTAGGGAGACTCCAGCTATTGATGTCTGCAAGGGTCTGCTTGGTGACAAGGCTAAGATCAGCATTTATGATCCTCAGGTGACTGAAGACCAAATCCAGCGTGACCTTGCGATGAACAAATTTGACTGGGACCACCCTGTTCATCTCCAGCCAATGAGCCCCACCACTACAAAGCAAGTCTCGGTTACCTGGGATGCATATGAGGCGACCAAGGATGCCCATGGCATCTGCATCATGACTGAGTGGGATGAGTTCAAGACTCTGGACTACAAAAAGATCTACAACAGCATGCAGAAGCCCGCCTTTGTTTTTGATGGCCGCAACGTTGTTGACTCTGAGAAGCTGAGGGAGATTGGCTTCATTGTCTACTCCATTGGCAAGCCACTCGACGGTTGGCTCAAGGACATGCCTGCTGTGGCTTAA